The genomic segment GTTGGTTTGATTTTGATCATTTTTACTCTGATTCTGGATTTCCAAAGGCAATAGAATATTTGAATAATTTAAATATCAAAACTATTTTGGATATTGGTGGAAATACAGGTAAGTTTGCTATGGAGTTATCAAGTAATTATCCACAAATCGATATTACAATAATGGATTTACCGCAACAAATAAAATTAGCAAAAAAAAATATTTATGAAAAAAATTTAACAAATGTTTCATTTATTGAGACTAATGTATTACTTAATGATATTAATATACCAGAAAATATAGATATTATCTGGATGAGCCAATTTTTAGATTGTTTTGAAGATGAACAAATAGAGCAGATTTTATTAAAAGTAAAAAACTCTATGGGTAAAAATAGTCAAGTTTGTATAATGGAGCCATTTTGGGATAGACAAAACAATGAAATAGCTTCATATTGTGTAATTAATACAAGTCCATATTTTACGGCTATTGCAAATGGATATAGTAAAATGTTTAGGTATAGTGATTTTGAGAAAGTCTTGCTAAAAGTTGGTTTTGAGATTGTTGAAATAACTGATAATATTGGATTGTGTCAAACAATTATTAGATTAAAATAAAAAATATTTTTTTATAATATCTTAAACTTTTAAGTAATACAATGGAAATATTATTATAAGGAGTTTCAAATGCAAATAAATTCTAATCCTCTTTTTAATCAAAGTTCATATTTAAATGCAAGTCAATCGCTAAATAGGATTGCAACTGGTCTTGAATTGAATAAATCAAGTGATAATGCCTCAAATTTAGCAATAGCTAATAGTCTATTGTCACAATCAAACGGATATTCACAAGCACTAGAAAATACAAATTCAGCAATTGCAGCAACTCAAATAGCTTCTGGTTCTACAAATGAACAATCAAAAATATTGGACAATGTAAAAGAAAAACTTCTTCAAGCTTCAACAGACACTACAAGTCAAGAAGGAAGAGATAATATTTTAAAAGATATAAAATCTCAACTAGAACAGTTTGATAAAATTGCAAGTAGTACAAATTACAATGGTCAAACGCTACTTCAAAAAAGTGCAACTGATAAATCAAATTCAGATGTACAACAATATCAATCAGGTTTAAAAGGTGAGGATATTATTGAAACATCTGGTATTGCTTCAAATACAACTGCATTTGGACTTAGTGGTTTAGTAAATCAAGATGCCTCAACATTTACAGCACAAACTGCTAGAGATTTTTTAGAAACAGTTGATAAGTCTATTACTAGTTTGAATAGTATTAGAGGTGAAATAGGTACTGTTCAAAATCAACTTGAAAGCTCTGGAAGAAATCTAATGACACAAAGAACAAACACTTTAAATGCAGCTTCAATGTTTGATACTGATTACGCAAAAGAATCTTCAAACTTTTCAAAAGAGAATATTTTGGCAAAAATGGGTGCTTTTGGACAAGTTCAAGCAAATTTTATAAACCAACAGATGGTTTCAAGATTACTTGTATAATCCTTTTTGATAACATTTACTTAAAGTAAGAGGGAATTTTTATATCCCTCTTATCGAGTATTTTATTTTAACCATTTAAAAGGATTTGCATCTTTAAATTGTGCTGATACTTCTCCAGAGTATGTAGGATAATCTGTAAGGTCTAGTTTTTTAACTTTTGCACCCTTTTTTAAATCAAGCTTTGAAATATCTACCCAAAAAATAGATGGTGAAGTTGCTGAATCAAAGTAGTATTGAAGTGATTTTTGATCAGATACTGTTCTCCACAAAGTTGATGCTACGTTTGGTTCACTTGGGCTACTTATTCCTCTTGGAACACTTACATTTCTAATAATACTAAATGCTGTTGAAACAGCTTCTCTTTGTGTGATAGCAGGAGTTATTGTATTTGTATAATAACTAGCTCTTGCAAATCTATCTGCTGCTCTATAGGTTCCTGGAAGCATCTGTTTTCCATCAACTAATTTCCAATATCCAGAAATTGCTAACTGTTCTTCAAAAATAGGTGAATTTGTCATAGTTTTGTACTCTTTTGAGTGATGAATTACCATTTTCCCTTCTATAAATTCTATAATTGCAGAATCTCCTTTGGCATCAGAAATTGATAAATGCAAACTTGCTTTTTCACCTTTTGGCATTGATGGAGCAACTATTTGAAAATATGGTGGTTTTTCCAAAGTTTCAACAACTTCTTTTACAGAAGCAAAATTATCTAAAACATATTGAGTAATAGCAGCTATTGACATAGTTGGATTTGTAGATGATCCATAATCAGACTCTACAAGATAAAGTAAGTTCGCAACTAATCCTTTTTCATTCATTCCATCATTTGTAGCAGCTTCATAACCAACTGTTACAACGCTTCCATATTTTGATGTCCACTTAATAGAATTTTCATCAATTCCACCATCTTTACTCATTCCTCTTGGGAAAACCCAAAGAGAAGTTGGAATGTCTTCTTTCCAATCCATACTTCTAGCTGTTATAAATCTAGAATCAGCACCTTCATATATTACACGAGAGCAAGCAAATGCTTGACTTGTAAAACTTTGAAACATTAAAAATGAAACAACTATTCCTATTTTGAATTTTGTCATATTTTTCTCCTTAATAATTTTATTTTTATAAATATAAATTTTCTACTTTTTTAATATATAACCAAAATTAGAGATATTTTCTATATTTATATTAATTAACTTTTTTTTAAGTCTTGAAACAAGATCACGTAATGTTGAATCAGAAACACTTTTATTAATCCATATAATATTTTTTAAATATTCGTAAGAGATGTTTTTGTTTATATTTTTGCACAAAATATGAAAAACTTCTAACTCTTTTTTTGTAAGAGATACAGGAGAATTTTTAAAAGTAAGAGTTTTTGAATCAAAGTAGTAAATATATTTTTCACCTAAGTTAATCTCTTTTATATTTATTTCTTCATCTTTTTTTTGTTCTTGAAGTTTTTTAATACGATTTATACTTGAAATTGCAACACTTAAAGTGGCTTCTACATCTGATATTTGAAAAGGTTTTATCAAATACCCAAAAATATTTTCATCTTTTGCTTCATCTATTGTTGCTGTATCTGCATATGCTGTTGCAAATATTATTGGAATAAAATATTTTTCATTTAGCAAAGCAGAGCATTTTATTCCATCAACTCCACCTTGAATATTTATATCCATAAAAACTAAATCTATTTGATGATTGCTTACAAGTTCAAGTGCTTCATTTGAGTTTTTTGCTTTGAAAATAGTTTCTGCTCCAAATGAGTCAAGTATTTGATATAGATATTCAGTTGCTATAAAATCATCCTCTACAATTAAGATAGAGTAATTTTTAATTTTCATTATCTTTTTCCTTAAATGATAGCTCAAATACTGTTCCATTTTCTTTATAAAAAGAGTATTTTGCATTTGGAAGTTTATTTATAAAATCTTTTATAAGTTCAAGTCCTAATCCAGTTTTTTGAATATTTTCATCAAATCCAAGCCCATTATCAAATATAATTAAAATTACACTATCGTTCTTTTTATAGCAAGTAATATCTAAAATAATAGCTTTTTCTTTTGGGTGGTGTTTTATACTATTGCTTATTATTTCATTTACAACAACTCCCAATGACATCATATTTTCAAACTCAATATTTGTCTTTTCTATATTTGTGTTAATCTGTAAAGTAGGAATACTATATGTTTGTACAATAGTTTTTACAAGTTCATCTATATACTCTTTTAAATCAATATCTATTAAATCTTTTGAGTTGCACAAATATTCATGAATTAAAGACATAGATTTTATTCTATTTATTAGTTCTGTAAATCTATGTTTGTTATCGTTTTTTTTGCTTTCAAACCATAAAAAAGCAGTTATTACATGGAAATTATTTTTAACACGATGAAATACCTCTTTTACTAAAAGTTCTCTTTCTTTTACAAGTCTTGTTAGTTTTAAAGTCTTTTTCTCAACTTCATCTTCAAGAATTTTGTTTTGATTTATTTGTAAAGAAATTAACTCATTTTGAGTTTTTATTTGCTCATTTTTTATAATATTATAACGATTAGAAAGTATTAATGCAAAAACTATTATTTCAAGGCATAGTGAATATAAATATGAATATCTATTAAAATAGTTATATTCAAGAACCCCTGTTAAGAATAAAATAAAGATAATAACAGAAGTAAAATATATTGAAATAGCAAAAATATAGTACTTTAAAAAGTATTGGCCTTTTTTATAAATTTTTATTGATGAGATTATTAAAGTAATTAGTATTAGTGTTATTATGTGATTCATATAGTTATTCCAAGGGCTATACGAAATTACTATCATCATAAAAGCAAACACAAAAAGAAGTAATATTAATATTTTAATAATAAAAACACTGGCTTTAAAATATTTATTTGCTTCAAAATATTCAATAGAAAATAAAGCTAAAAATATAATACTTAAAGAGACTGCAAAATGTAGCTTATACATATATTGTTGTAAATCAAAATATATTAAAAATCCACTAATATTTATAAAGTAAACGAGTGCAAAAAAAGTATATCCAACATAATAAATATATACTTTTTCTTTTAAACTAAGCCATAAAAATAGATTAAACACAATAATAATAAATAAGATACCAAATTGAAATATAAAAAAAGAATCAATATTCAAAAGCTTATTTGTAAAGAAATAATCTTTTGAATAAACAGCAATATTTCCAAAATAGGGATATTTTCCTTTTAATTCTATAAATATTGTTTGTGAGTTATTTTGTTGGATTTTAAAATTAAAAGCTAGTTTAGAAGTTTGTATATCTCTTTTTTCTATTGGTGTGAAAACACCATTTTCTAATACTTTCCATGATTTTTCTAAATCATCAAAATAGTGCATATTCGCTTTTTCATAAAAGTGTTCGTTGATTGATAAAATAAAATCTTCTTTAAAGCTTTTGTTTTTTAAATCAACTTTTATCCAAATAGTATCTGGTAAATAACCCAAAGAGAACTTATTTGAATGTTTTTGAAAATAATTTGAATTTGATACTTCTTGTATATTTAATTCATTACTTGAATCTTTCAAATAAGATATTTCAAAGTTCTCATTAGAATTAAAACCATCTTCTAATATAAGTGTTGAAGAGTTTGCATATAAAAAATTAATAAATAAAAATAGAGATATAAGATATTTCAAAAATTGCCTTAATTTATAATGATAAGATTTTAACATAAAAAACAACTATAAAATCCGACAGATTTAAGATAATTTCTTAATAAAATATATAACATTAATTATACAAGTATAAAAAATTCATTTATAAAATCACTAGGGAACAAATTTGAAATTATCAAAATTTTTAACAAAATTTATATTTATTACTGCATTTACATCTTTTATATTAGCATTCTTAATCTCTATTATTTTTCAATACTTAAATTTTAAAAATGAATTTAATCACTATAAAAAAGAGTTTACAGAGCAAAAGAAGAAAGAGGTAAAAAATGAAGTTTTAATGATTTATGGATTAATAAATTATAAAGAAGAGTTATTAATAAAAAATCTTGAACAGAAATTACAAGAGAAGGTAAATCAAGATTATGATTTAGCTATGGATATTTATAAAAGTAATAAAAATATAAAAACAGAAGATGAAATAAAATATTTATTAGAACAAAATAAAGAAGAAATTTTATCATGGATTTCTTCTTTAAAATATGAAAATAGTAGTTACTCTTTTTTAAATACTACAGATGGATATACTTTAATTTTTGAAGAAAAAAAAGTTGAGCCAAAGCCTCATCCATTTCCTGAACTATTTAATCAACAACTTGAAACTGCAAAAAATCCTAATGGTGATTTTTTTGAATATAAGTTTAAAAAACCAAATAGCAATGAAGAGTTTGATAAAATTTCTTTTGTAAAAAAATATGAAAAGTATAATTGGATTATTGGTTGTGGAGTTTATTTGGATGAAATTAATGATGAATTAAAAAAGAAAGAAGAAATTTTTTATCAAAATATCAGAAATCAAATTACTTCAATGATAATTGTATTTCTACTTATTTTAATTGGTATATATTTTATATCAAAAAAAATAGGAGATTTTATAAATATTAATATAAATAATTTAGTAAAAGCTTTTTCAAAAGCATCTTTAGATAATAAAAAAATAGATACAGAAAAATTAACTTATACAGAATTTGTAATTCTTGCAAATAATTTAAATGAAACTTTGGAAAATAAAAACAATCTCGAAAAAGAGCTTCAAAATCTATCAATTACTGATGAATTAACTCAACTTTATAATAGAAGATTTTTTAATTCAAAAATTGAAGAAGAGATAAATAGAGCAAAAAGGGAGAATAAACATCTTTGTTTAATGGTTTTAGATATTGATTTTTTTAAACAATATAATGACACTTATGGGCATCAAAAAGGTGATTTTGTTTTACAAGAAATTTCAAAAGTATTAAAAAATAGAACAAACAGAGCTAGTGACTTTGCTTTTAGAATTGGTGGTGAAGAGTTTGCAATACTTGTAAACTTAGAAAAAAATAGAATTTCTGAATTTGCGGAAGCTATAAAAAATGATATTGAAAATCTTAAAATTGAACATTCAGGAAATAAAGTATCAAAATATGTAACAACTTCTATAGGTGTTAATTTTAAACAAGCTGATGAGTTAAAAAATATTGATGAACTATTTAAAGTAGCTGATGATAATCTTTACGAAGCTAAAAAAAACGGAAGAAACTGTGTGGTTATACAATAGATTTTTAAAAATTTCTATTATAAAAAAATAAGTCTTTTAATATATTTCTAACTTTTATTTTTTAACTCAACTTTTATCTAAAAAAATAAATATAAAATCCGACAGATTTAAGATAATTTCTTAATAAAATACATAAAAATATTATTAAGGATAAAAAATGAACTTTATACCTAGCTATAAAAATAGTTTCCGTATCTTAAAAGGTGGAAAGATAAGCCTAGTAGTATCATCTTTTCTAGCAAGTACAACTCTTACTTTTGCAGCCCCAAGTGGTGGAACTGTAACAAGTGGAAGTGCAAATATATCTCAAAATGGAAAAGTAACCGATATAACTCAATCTACTCAAAAAGCCTCTATAAACTGGAATAAGTTTAATATAGCAAGTGATGAAACAGTAAACTTCAAACAACCAAACTCTTCTTCAATTACACTAAATAGAGTAGTAGGAAATGAAAAGTCTATTATCAATGGTGCTTTAAATGCAAATGGACAAGTTTGGATTATAAACTCAAATGGTGTTTTATTTGGTAAAGGTGCAAGTATTAATACAAGTGGACTTCTTGCAACTACAAAAGATATAAGTGATGCAGACTTTCAAGCAGGAAACTATAAATTTACAGGTAACTCAAAAGAATCAGTTATAAACCTTGGAACCATAGATGTAGTAAATGGTGGTTCTGTAATACTTGCTGCAAACGAAGTAAGAAATGAAGGAACAATAAAAGCTATAAAAGGAAAAATACACCTTGTAGGTGCAAATGAATACTCAGTAAACCTAAATGGAAACTCACTTGTAAATCTAACAGTAAATAAAGGAGTACTAGATGCTCTTGTACAAAACTCAGGAACTATTATTGCAAATGGTGGAGAAATATATCTTACAACAAATGCTGTAAAT from the Aliarcobacter cryaerophilus ATCC 43158 genome contains:
- a CDS encoding class I SAM-dependent methyltransferase, which gives rise to MENSFFQDAQNLSTVEALYEAQKIAFAPIVFQVARVLRDTNILNILSKNKNGLSIEELSKLSDLSIYAIKVLSETAISANILYEKDNRLLISKIGIFINSDKMTKVNMNYNHYVNYLGLYNLEESIKNKKPEGLQVFGDWETIYPALSSLPQKVQDSWFDFDHFYSDSGFPKAIEYLNNLNIKTILDIGGNTGKFAMELSSNYPQIDITIMDLPQQIKLAKKNIYEKNLTNVSFIETNVLLNDINIPENIDIIWMSQFLDCFEDEQIEQILLKVKNSMGKNSQVCIMEPFWDRQNNEIASYCVINTSPYFTAIANGYSKMFRYSDFEKVLLKVGFEIVEITDNIGLCQTIIRLK
- a CDS encoding flagellin N-terminal helical domain-containing protein, which translates into the protein MQINSNPLFNQSSYLNASQSLNRIATGLELNKSSDNASNLAIANSLLSQSNGYSQALENTNSAIAATQIASGSTNEQSKILDNVKEKLLQASTDTTSQEGRDNILKDIKSQLEQFDKIASSTNYNGQTLLQKSATDKSNSDVQQYQSGLKGEDIIETSGIASNTTAFGLSGLVNQDASTFTAQTARDFLETVDKSITSLNSIRGEIGTVQNQLESSGRNLMTQRTNTLNAASMFDTDYAKESSNFSKENILAKMGAFGQVQANFINQQMVSRLLV
- a CDS encoding sensor domain-containing diguanylate cyclase: MKLSKFLTKFIFITAFTSFILAFLISIIFQYLNFKNEFNHYKKEFTEQKKKEVKNEVLMIYGLINYKEELLIKNLEQKLQEKVNQDYDLAMDIYKSNKNIKTEDEIKYLLEQNKEEILSWISSLKYENSSYSFLNTTDGYTLIFEEKKVEPKPHPFPELFNQQLETAKNPNGDFFEYKFKKPNSNEEFDKISFVKKYEKYNWIIGCGVYLDEINDELKKKEEIFYQNIRNQITSMIIVFLLILIGIYFISKKIGDFINININNLVKAFSKASLDNKKIDTEKLTYTEFVILANNLNETLENKNNLEKELQNLSITDELTQLYNRRFFNSKIEEEINRAKRENKHLCLMVLDIDFFKQYNDTYGHQKGDFVLQEISKVLKNRTNRASDFAFRIGGEEFAILVNLEKNRISEFAEAIKNDIENLKIEHSGNKVSKYVTTSIGVNFKQADELKNIDELFKVADDNLYEAKKNGRNCVVIQ
- a CDS encoding response regulator, translating into MKIKNYSILIVEDDFIATEYLYQILDSFGAETIFKAKNSNEALELVSNHQIDLVFMDINIQGGVDGIKCSALLNEKYFIPIIFATAYADTATIDEAKDENIFGYLIKPFQISDVEATLSVAISSINRIKKLQEQKKDEEINIKEINLGEKYIYYFDSKTLTFKNSPVSLTKKELEVFHILCKNINKNISYEYLKNIIWINKSVSDSTLRDLVSRLKKKLININIENISNFGYILKK
- a CDS encoding linear amide C-N hydrolase gives rise to the protein MTKFKIGIVVSFLMFQSFTSQAFACSRVIYEGADSRFITARSMDWKEDIPTSLWVFPRGMSKDGGIDENSIKWTSKYGSVVTVGYEAATNDGMNEKGLVANLLYLVESDYGSSTNPTMSIAAITQYVLDNFASVKEVVETLEKPPYFQIVAPSMPKGEKASLHLSISDAKGDSAIIEFIEGKMVIHHSKEYKTMTNSPIFEEQLAISGYWKLVDGKQMLPGTYRAADRFARASYYTNTITPAITQREAVSTAFSIIRNVSVPRGISSPSEPNVASTLWRTVSDQKSLQYYFDSATSPSIFWVDISKLDLKKGAKVKKLDLTDYPTYSGEVSAQFKDANPFKWLK
- a CDS encoding 7TM diverse intracellular signaling domain-containing protein, whose protein sequence is MKYLISLFLFINFLYANSSTLILEDGFNSNENFEISYLKDSSNELNIQEVSNSNYFQKHSNKFSLGYLPDTIWIKVDLKNKSFKEDFILSINEHFYEKANMHYFDDLEKSWKVLENGVFTPIEKRDIQTSKLAFNFKIQQNNSQTIFIELKGKYPYFGNIAVYSKDYFFTNKLLNIDSFFIFQFGILFIIIVFNLFLWLSLKEKVYIYYVGYTFFALVYFINISGFLIYFDLQQYMYKLHFAVSLSIIFLALFSIEYFEANKYFKASVFIIKILILLLFVFAFMMIVISYSPWNNYMNHIITLILITLIISSIKIYKKGQYFLKYYIFAISIYFTSVIIFILFLTGVLEYNYFNRYSYLYSLCLEIIVFALILSNRYNIIKNEQIKTQNELISLQINQNKILEDEVEKKTLKLTRLVKERELLVKEVFHRVKNNFHVITAFLWFESKKNDNKHRFTELINRIKSMSLIHEYLCNSKDLIDIDLKEYIDELVKTIVQTYSIPTLQINTNIEKTNIEFENMMSLGVVVNEIISNSIKHHPKEKAIILDITCYKKNDSVILIIFDNGLGFDENIQKTGLGLELIKDFINKLPNAKYSFYKENGTVFELSFKEKDNEN